A single Plasmodium knowlesi strain H genome assembly, chromosome: 13 DNA region contains:
- a CDS encoding SNARE protein, putative has protein sequence MYMLSDEEVAYSNSLYSGETGTEAKDSSEEQSQGYERNQLDSFDQMGGARGKMHTYNRWRKRVHHSESNSEDQSGEGQSECHSECHSEGQSEGQSEYQEEESEYGRKDQHMYEVEYENSYQPKDQSSPQNESELFKYVCIASIEDTEILFKCSFLPNDLEAAANYTIKKILGASKRKLNHCNKKILNWDNKIIYFTICTEKKMAFFLIGLHMKGYFKNYAFEFLKKLEIYTKSDLFSGKNYKAKNINPSKIHSTQAFLQRTIKGINKCCRDEKIIAVKQKLHKINSVMNNHIDNLYQSRGNIKALKYKTQDMSKNTLHFVQNSKKLKRIMLMKYWKTYVLLACFAIIGFKVYRSI, from the coding sequence ATGTATATGTTATCGGATGAGGAGGTAGCTTACTCCAATAGTCTGTATAGTGGTGAAACCGGGACGGAGGCGAAGGACAGTAGCGAAGAGCAGTCCCAGGGGTACGAAAGGAACCAACTCGACAGCTTCGACCAGATGGGTGGTGCACGGGGGAAGATGCACACGTACAACAGGTGGCGAAAACGGGTACATCATAGTGAGAGCAACAGTGAAGACCAAAGCGGAGAAGGCCAAAGTGAATGTCACAGTGAATGTCACAGTGAAGGCCAAAGTGAAGGGCAAAGTGAATACCAAGAAGAGGAAAGTGAATACGGGCGAAAAGATCAGCATATGTACGAGGTGGAGTATGAAAATTCATACCAGCCAAAGGATCAAAGTTCGCCTCAGAATGAGAGCGAACTCTTCAAGTACGTCTGCATAGCATCGATAGAGGACACCGAAATTTTGTTCAAGTGCAGCTTCCTTCCAAATGATCTGGAAGCCGCCGCAAACTacaccataaaaaaaatactaggCGCCTCCAAAAGGAAACTAAATCattgcaataaaaaaatcctcaATTGGGAcaacaaaattatttactTCACAATCtgcacggaaaaaaaaatggcatttttTCTGATCGGATTGCATATGAAAGGTTACTTCAAAAATTACGCATTCGAGTTTTTAAAGAAACTGGAAATCTACACCAAGTCGGATTTATTTTCTGGCAAGAATTACAAAGCCAAAAATATCAACCCCTCCAAAATCCACAGCACACAAGCATTTTTGCAGCGCACAATAAAAGGCATTAATAAATGTTGtcgtgatgaaaaaattatagcaGTAAAACAAAAGCTACACAAAATAAATTCCGTTATGAATAATCACATCGATAATTTATATCAGTCCAGGGGAAATATAAAGGCTCTCAAATATAAGACTCAGGACATGTCGAAAAATACATTGCACTTTGTtcaaaatagtaaaaaattgaaaagaataaTGCTAATGAAGTATTGGAAGACCTATGTTCTCTTGGCTTGTTTCGCCATCATAGGATTTAAGGTTTACCGATCCATATGA